The genomic window AGATCATGCAGCATGTTCTTTTGTTGCTGGCTCCTTTTGCTTTACATAATGTTTTCAAGGTTTTATACCTGTAATGTTTtgctatataaataaaatttaatgtttgTCTTTCAAAAAATACCTTGATAAAAATTCATTTGCAATCTAACACTTAAAGATAATTTGATTCTTGagatcatttttatatttctcctttttaaCAGGTCAGCTTTGAAATTTATAAAGTATGGAGAAGACTCAAGAGAAAGCTGAAAGAATTCTTCTAGAGCCCTATAGGTACTTACTTCAATTACCAGGTAACAAAGAGTTCGGTTATTGTCTGTTTAGTGTAGTTTTTAAAGAGTAGAGTTTGTGTAAATGTTAGCAACATGAAAGGTTAAAGTTAAATGGTCCTTGAGACCTTCTATTTGAAGCAATACCATTATAAGAGAAATTATCAAAGACtatataatgaaaatgtttttgttttgctttctgttttattgagacaggatctccttgtCTCCTAAACTGGCCTAGAATTTAttaagtagcctaggctggcctggaatttgtggtgaacctcctgcctctgctttccaagtgctgggattacaggtgtgctgtgGCCAATCCTAAAAAGttactccttttttcttttaattacatgTCTGTTGGGGGAGGGTATGTGCACAATCATGCAGATGCctgtggtcagaagagggtgttacatCCTCTGGTGATGGAgtcacagccagctgtgagctaccCATGATGTAGGTGCTAGAACCCAGACCAGGTCATCTGCAAGACCTTAACCCTAACTCACTCATTtataatcactgagccatctgcccaacCCAACTCCCAGACTGAAACttaattttctttccctttttaagttttgatttgttatttttttgtttggttggtttttttttttttttttggtttttcgagacagggtttctctgtggttttggagcctatcctggaactagctcttgtagaccaggctggtctcgaactcacagagatccgcctgcctctgcctcccgagtgctgggattaaaggcatgcgccaccaccgcccggcttaagttTTGATTTGTGTATGGAggttttgactgtgtgtgtgtctgtgtaccatgtgtatgcccaAAGCCTAGAGGTCAGTCCCTCTAGGACTGAAGTTACAGTTAACAATTCTGAGACACCTTGTatatgctgggaatcaaacctaggacttctggaggagcagcaagtgctcttaaccacagagccatctctctagcctctgaaACTTAACTTTTAtataaccattttctttttttttttttttttttttttttttttggtttttcgagacagggtttctctgtggttttggagcctgtcctggaactagctcttgtagaccaggctggtctcgaactcacagagatccgcctgcctctgcctcccgagtgctgggattaaaggcgtgcgccaccaccgcccggctataaccATTTTCTTGAACCCTGTTCTGAATTTGCTGTATTAGACGTGCATGATATTTGTGCTAAATGAAttggttgtgggttttttttttttaatctaccatGGCTTTATGTTTAAGCTAATTTAACTTCTACTGGCAACTACTACCTAAAGATTTTTCTCAAGCTTTCcatgtgaaaaagaaaatgccattGGAAAACTAGTGGCCCAGTCAACACAAAAAGGCTAGCACTTGTTTAGACTCAGGGTGTGTAAACTAAAGCTGCCCTAGTCTCCAAACCTTAATTTAAGGAATTGACAAATAATTTTATGAGGAAATTCATTCACAAAATTCTTTGAAGTTTTGTGTGATAGATAATGCCGGCTAATTGTCCCCGAACcagctttgtttttcagaaaaagaaagagattaatGAACCTTCCTAAAAATGACCCTTCCACCCCCAATTCAATGCCCATTCCATCTCCAAGTTAAGACTAAAACTCCCTGAAATGGTTTAGACTTTCTTGTTGGCTGTTACTTTAAAAAGCTGTGCTTTTTGAcctgtaattgtgtgtgtgtgtgtgtgtgtgtgtgtgtgtgtgtgtgtgtgtgtgtgtgagagagagagagagagagagagagagagagagagaggtgtgagagagcgagagagagtgCGTGCGCACTGGGGTGGGATtcatgtgtgcctgagtgtgggTGGCCGCAGAGGACTGAAAAAGGGATTGGGtctcctgaagctagagttacatatggctatgagccacctgacatgggtgctggggaccacacTTGGGttctctataagagcagcaagagctctttaaccctgagccatttctccacccacccaagtgtagtttgaatgaaaacgTGAAGAGGGTGGGTCCAGTCCCACTAAGTACTTTACAGTGGGGAATCTGAGGGGTGTTCGGCAAGGAAGGAAATGGATTGATGTGGATGTGACTGTCTTATTAAATATGATCAGTTTTGAAGCAagtttatcaatttttttttccgaggcgtggtttccctgtgtagctttggaacctgtcctgaaacttattctgtagaccaagttggccttgaactcagagagatcttgcctgcctctgcctcccaagtgttaggattaaaagcatgtaccaacACCACCCGGCCTCAATTTTTCTTGTAAGCACATTTTGGAGGCTAATGAAATGACTTAGCTGGTAAAGGTTCTTGTCACCGCACCTAACATCTGACTtccatctccaggacccacatactCCTGCAAGCTATCCTGTGACCCCCACAAGTGTGCCATGAAAAACGCATGTGCATACAAACACAACTaaattaaatgtttcttaaaattattttttaagtataataatgttttatttgtcaTATTCTATGTTTTAATTACAGGTAAACAGGTGAGAACCAAACTTTCACAGGCATTTAATCACTGGCTGAAAGTtccagaagacaaactgcaggtaTCTAGGCAGTCTGTTTTGTCTCTGTTTTGTCCTGCTGTTGGTGTAGTTCTGGACTTTgagcatgctgggcaagtgctctgccactgagtcacatccccgGCCATGAGGCAATTCTAATCTTATTCTTCTTTCCCATTTAATCAAGGAATTAGTAAGTATCCTGTAAAAATACTCCTTATTCTGTTAGTGTTTATGCAATATTATTTATTGAGGTTGCTAAATATTTATTAGTTGTAAAAGCTTAAGACAACTGAGACTTTAATAGTTTAGTAATGACTTTAAGTACAACCTGTTTTAGTCAAGCATGTACCATGGTGGAACACACATGGAATCCCAGCCGTTAGAAGCTGGTTACATAGGGAGACTGTGtctgggctggagtgatggctctgaggttaattaagagcatgtactgttcttgcagaagacctaagttcaattcccagtacccacctcaggcacctcacaactgcctgtaactctagatccaggggaATCTAGCGTCTTTGGCCTCCAAGGGTAGcttcactcacatacacatcaaattaaaagtattaaaagtaaatattttttaaaatcctctgtgtgtgcatgtacacatgtgtgtacattaGTCTTTGTTTACATATCTCTGTATGTAAGCATCCCTTTacatatgtgtgttgtatgtatgtatgccagtgaaattttctttctattttggttATTTTCCTCTAGATTATCATTGAAGTAACTGAAATGTTGCATAATGCCAGCTTACTCATTGATGATATTGAAGATAACTCAAAGCTCCGACGTGGTTTTCCAGTGGCACATAGCATCTACGGAATCCCTTCTGTCATCAATTCTGCCAATTACGTCTACTTCCTCGGCCTGGAGAAAGTCTTAACACTGGATCACCCGGATGCTGTGAAGCTTTTCACACGCCAGCTTTTGGAACTCCATCAGGGACAAGGCTTAGATATTTACTGGAGGGACACCTACACCTGTCCCACTGAGGAAGAGTACAAAGCCATGGTGTTGCAGAAGACAGGTGGATTGTTTGGACTAGCAGTAGGTCTCATGCAGTTGTTTTCTGATTATAAAGAAGATTTAAAGCCACTGCTTGACACACTTGGGCTTTTCTTCCAGATTAGAGATGATTATGCCAATCTGCACTCCAAAGAATACAGTGAAAACAAGAGCTTCTGTGAAGACCTGACAGAAGGGAAATTCTCCTTCCCCACTATTCACGCCATCTGGTCACGGCCAGAAAGCACCCAGGTACAGAACATCCTGCGCCAAAGAACAGAGAATACAGATATTAAAAAATACTGTGTGCAGTACCTGGAAGACGTAGGTTCTTTTGAATATACTCGGTACACTCTTAGAGAGCTTGAAGCAAAAGCCTACAAACAAATCGAGGCCTGTGGTGGAAACCCTGCGCTAGTGGCTTTAGTGAAGCATTTAAGTAAGATGTTCACGGAGGAAAATGAATAATGGTTGCCATTCTTCCTTAGACTCATAGCTTCTTCCAGTTGAAAACGGGGAGAGGCTTcctatttatctttttaagtaCTAGTCTCCAAAAGGAGTAAATGAGGGTGAAATTGTCAGAATCCCTTTGCATAAGAACACAAACttaagggctggagggatggctcagtggttaagagactgCTATTCTgcaggacccaggtttaatttccAGTGCCCACATAGTTCATCACcatttgtaaccccagttccaatgatctgatggcctcttctggcaaTTGCCGGCAGCAGGCATGCACgtaatacacagacatacatgtaaccaaaacatacatataagatagattattttttaatttttttaaaatgcaaaattgaAATTATCAGGAGCCACAAACACGGGTCTTAGAAATGTCATAGGCTAAATGTGACCAGCTGTCCGTACTACCACACGTGTGTTTTGGGTTTGTGAATAAAAAGGACTTAATCTTCCAAGAAACTTTCTGCTTCCTAACTGTATGGCATGGATGGTTCCCAATTCATTGATGCTTTAGTTCAAAACAGGGACTTCCTAGACAAATCTCTAGGTGACCTAAAGACCAAAGAACTGCCGCCTTCCCCTAGATGATACTGCTGAGAGTGTGTCAGCGTTGTCATTGAAGGCCTGTACCACAGTCTGAAAAGACAGAGTGAAAGCAGTCTGCACTCTCCCTACCCACTTTCTTGTTTCCCTCCTTAACACCCCAcaaattctgggtttttttggttttggttttttgttgttttttttttgccaaggaGGCTTTACACTTAATGAAGTTCACATCCTGGtctcaatttatttttttgtctgtttttgtatgtgtgttttcttttaacatttttttctgaccCAGACTGATTAGTATCTGTGTATAATGTTGTTtctatgaaagagaaaaatagacaGAAAAAGTGTTTTGTGTACCTGGGAAGCAATCCGAGGGAGactcaggaagatcagaagttcaaggttattcccagctatgagtttgaggccagtctgggctacatgagactttgtctgaaaaggagaaagaaaaagaaaggattattTTTTATCTTGAGACAGGTTTCAAAATGCAATTCTAGCTGGCCTCTAAGGATCAAAGGATCCACCAGCCTGGCCTGTCTCCCGAGtactaggatcaaaggtgtggcCCACCATGCCTGACAAAGAATGTGTAAATCAGTTTATTTTCTGGCCTGGTACTAATCCATGGTTCTTCTGTCATTCTTGTCTTCACTTTTTCAGTAACAGAAATGTCTAATAGTAAATCAAGGACATTATTAGAGTCATTTTATCTATATGTAATCAAACGTCCATCCTCTGTTTGGTCTGTGGTCACAGTTGTGAATTCAGAAGAGAACCAGAATATAATGATTAGCTCAGTTCacttaataaaatgattttacttgtgcatgcctttaatcccagcactctggaggcagagctccatggaggccagcctggtctacagagtgagttccaggatagccaaagctacacagagaaaccctgtctcaaaaaaaaaaaaaaaaaaaaggttttattttctgagatttgTACTATAGTAATGCTTTTTTCTGTCTAAAGAGTCTTCTGATATCCTCTTGGAGAGTTGGATTTTGCCATATCAAAGACCTGTTACTCCCCACCCCTgagagagaaggtttctctgtataactgtcctagctgtcctggaacttactttgtagaccatgctggccttgaacttacaagtgctgtgattaaatgtgtgctctaccactgcctggctgagacatactttttcatattttctgcttTATGCAGCTTCAGAAGAACATTAATTCTATTTACCAAATCTGCAAGAATGAAAGTCTCTTGTAGTGCCATAAATCACTTGACTCAGCaagatttttatttccttaagatGAGGCCTGGCTTTGTGGCCTCATTACCATCCTTCAGCCTCTGGAGTAGCTGGGATTCCAGTCCAGTCCTGGCTCTAACAAGATCGTTGCTCAGCTGTTTTCTCTTacactttccttcctcctcctcctctaactTCTGTCCCCTGTCATTGCCCCCAGGAGCTCTTCAGAAGTCTTCCCGCCAGTTCGAACTGGACCTAGTCATCTGCATTCTTTTGTTCCCTGTGTCACTGAGTGCTTTTAGGGAATGTTTTCCTGGCTGCCTCCCCTCCTGAGAAACCTGGattgtttctttcatcttcctttccGAACAGAAAGGGGGATCCGTCACCTACCAATCCATTGTCCTCTAGTATCTTTTTCCATTCTCCAGCTTTCAGATGTGGAGTCTCCTGACTTTCTTCACTTTTACTTCAAATCTGCCTTCTAGTCGTCTGccttctatctcaaaaaaaacaaaaaaaaaacaaaaaattgtaaaCCAGatgaggtggtggcacatgcctacaatcTTAGCATTTAGGATGGGAAATTGAAATCAAAAGTTCGAGGTCCTTACTGGCTGAATAGTGGACTGAGACTAACCtggtttttttaaagagtttgtcCTGAAGCCTTAGGCCAAAGGAGCTCCAGCTCAAGATTCCTTTCCCTTCCTACCCCTGAGGGCCTTGCCCTGTCCCAGGCTGTAATCCTTAGGAATTATCCTATGGTTAAACCATGTGCtgtgagaaagaggaaagaaatgtatatttatacatctttaatcccagcactcaggtggcagaagcCGGCAGATCTCAATGATCTAGTCTAAATAGAGTTTCAGGCCAGACAAGGCAATGTAGTGAGACTCAAAAGtttcaaatatagaaaaaaagCTCAGTGATGGCCCCTACAGTATGTGAGTTCATATTTAATATAGTTGACATTTTATTTCCTCAACCTGACCACCCAGTAGGCTAACTGTTATAATCTGTTGACCTGGTCTATCAGCTGggtactctgtccctttaagagaagcTCTACACACTCCCAACCTCCCCCCCCTTCCTCCAAGGAAGGCAGATCTCCCACCTCCTCTGCAATAGTCCCCCCCAACTTCTGAAGCGGtagcttctgcttctcttccccctccctccataacccactaaataaactctttaccccagctctctctgcatgtattcatctgtctttctgtctcctgctgaGGCCTCAGGCGACCTGCCCCATACCTTCCTCTggttcccccccaccccactgtgTGACCAGCCTCAGGTCCCTCATCCTTATAAATGATAACACGAACTGCAGACTCATTCTGCTCATCTCAATTCATCTTTTCATATTTACATTATTTGAGATGTTAATACTTAGCTATAATATTAGGCATTTTACCATGTATATACAACTTGGTTAAAaggtaaatacaaaaaaaagtgaTATAAATTTCAAAGCCTATTAGTTCAAATCAACTATGTGCAGTGTTTCCTAACAGTTAATGGGCACTGACACAGAAATGCCTGGGAAATAAGTgtcatgtttttttaatttatgatttattttttttaatatttatttattatgtatacaatattctttctgtgtgtatgcctgaaggccagaagagggcaccagacctcattacagatggttgtgagccaccatgtggttgctgggaattgaactcaggacctttggaagagcaggcaatgctcttaaccgctgagccatctctccagccttgctgGCCTAGAGCTTGACAGGTAgatttaaactcagagatctgcctgtttctgtgtccaaagtgcagggattaaaagcatgtgccatcactcgGCAAAGCATATTTTTATACAGCACTACTTTAGAAGAATCACCAACTTTTGCATTATCATTGTTTATGACTGTACTTAAAGCTGTATCTGAAGAGAGAAAGCATGAAACAAGGTAGTTGGACCTCAGTTAAGTGAGTGTCTTAGCTGTCCTGTCATTGTGAAGACACCATAAGCAAgacaatttttataaaggaagcatttaatttatAGTTTCAATTAGTTCGTTCCACAACATGGCAGGAGCAGCGTGCTAACAGTCATGGCTTTGGAGCAATGGCTGAGAACTACATCCTGACctgtaggcaggaggcagagtctAGGgctggacttttgaaacctcaaagcccaccccaggtgacacacttcctccaacaaggccacacctaattcTTCTAGTTCTAGCAAAGAATTCTACTCCCTGGTAAGTAAGTACTCAGATATATGAGCCCAT from Microtus pennsylvanicus isolate mMicPen1 chromosome 4, mMicPen1.hap1, whole genome shotgun sequence includes these protein-coding regions:
- the Ggps1 gene encoding geranylgeranyl pyrophosphate synthase isoform X1 — its product is MEKTQEKAERILLEPYRYLLQLPGKQVRTKLSQAFNHWLKVPEDKLQIIIEVTEMLHNASLLIDDIEDNSKLRRGFPVAHSIYGIPSVINSANYVYFLGLEKVLTLDHPDAVKLFTRQLLELHQGQGLDIYWRDTYTCPTEEEYKAMVLQKTGGLFGLAVGLMQLFSDYKEDLKPLLDTLGLFFQIRDDYANLHSKEYSENKSFCEDLTEGKFSFPTIHAIWSRPESTQVQNILRQRTENTDIKKYCVQYLEDVGSFEYTRYTLRELEAKAYKQIEACGGNPALVALVKHLSKMFTEENE
- the Ggps1 gene encoding geranylgeranyl pyrophosphate synthase isoform X2, which gives rise to MLHNASLLIDDIEDNSKLRRGFPVAHSIYGIPSVINSANYVYFLGLEKVLTLDHPDAVKLFTRQLLELHQGQGLDIYWRDTYTCPTEEEYKAMVLQKTGGLFGLAVGLMQLFSDYKEDLKPLLDTLGLFFQIRDDYANLHSKEYSENKSFCEDLTEGKFSFPTIHAIWSRPESTQVQNILRQRTENTDIKKYCVQYLEDVGSFEYTRYTLRELEAKAYKQIEACGGNPALVALVKHLSKMFTEENE